A part of Polyangiaceae bacterium genomic DNA contains:
- the mnmA gene encoding tRNA 2-thiouridine(34) synthase MnmA: protein MSGGVDSSVAAARLVAAGHDVVGVTLHLWDYPDDGQVKGRCCAPEDVHDARRVCDALSIPYFAFDRRELFQREVVGPFVDAYLEGETPSPCVRCNRGVKLRELLQLADRLGASHVATGHYARIREHAGRPALFRARDLAKDQSYFLHMLDAATLGRLMFPLGDATKAEIRAEAETLALPGATKGESQELCFVPRGRYDALVSSRAGDRVTKGQLVDQGGRVLAEHDGIHRFTVGQRKNLGVAAGKRLYVVRVDRGGTVELGPREQLLADRAKLAEVALATGQAAPFDCQAVVRYRGTPQPAKLANRLGEFQLEFAEPLHAIVPGQVAVMYDGDRVLGGGTIQRSWLHSSEQEPKVASPPARPEPQP, encoded by the coding sequence ATGAGCGGTGGCGTCGATTCGTCGGTCGCCGCTGCCCGCTTGGTCGCTGCGGGGCACGATGTCGTTGGGGTCACGCTGCATCTCTGGGACTATCCAGACGACGGTCAGGTCAAAGGGCGCTGCTGCGCACCGGAAGACGTCCACGACGCTCGCCGAGTCTGCGACGCGCTGAGCATTCCCTACTTCGCCTTCGATCGTCGCGAGCTATTCCAGCGCGAAGTCGTGGGGCCCTTCGTTGATGCCTATCTCGAGGGGGAAACGCCGAGCCCATGCGTGCGCTGCAATCGCGGAGTCAAGCTGCGGGAGCTGTTGCAACTGGCGGATCGCCTGGGAGCGAGCCACGTCGCGACCGGGCACTACGCGCGCATTCGGGAGCACGCCGGGCGTCCGGCGCTTTTTCGCGCACGGGATTTGGCCAAGGACCAGAGCTACTTCCTGCACATGCTGGACGCGGCGACGCTGGGCCGCTTGATGTTTCCTCTGGGTGACGCCACCAAGGCGGAAATCCGCGCCGAGGCCGAGACGCTGGCTCTGCCTGGAGCAACCAAGGGCGAGAGCCAAGAGCTGTGCTTCGTTCCTCGAGGGCGCTACGACGCACTGGTCAGCTCACGTGCCGGGGATCGCGTCACCAAGGGCCAGCTGGTGGATCAGGGGGGGAGGGTGCTCGCTGAGCACGACGGCATCCACCGCTTCACAGTGGGCCAGCGCAAGAACCTGGGAGTTGCCGCGGGGAAACGTTTGTACGTCGTGCGAGTAGACCGCGGGGGTACGGTCGAACTCGGGCCCCGGGAGCAACTCCTCGCCGATCGCGCCAAGCTCGCCGAGGTCGCACTGGCGACGGGGCAAGCCGCGCCCTTCGACTGCCAAGCCGTGGTCCGCTACCGCGGAACACCTCAGCCCGCCAAGCTCGCAAACCGGCTCGGGGAGTTTCAGCTCGAGTTCGCGGAGCCCCTGCACGCTATCGTGCCGGGACAAGTTGCGGTGATGTACGACGGGGATCGAGTGCTTGGGGGTGGTACCATCCAGAGGAGCTGGCTCCACAGCTCCGAGCAGGAGCCGAAAGTCGCTAGCCCACCTGCACGCCCAGAGCCGCAGCCATGA
- a CDS encoding CPBP family intramembrane metalloprotease, producing MSRWGRYAAAYVGLALLALVIGAWRGESLFTLPVAWLTIAPSHTWSAGAGLGVGLLVVVLTRVCVVRFEWARQLHRDLRPVARGLSPVGLLALAVLSSLGEELLFRGALQPLAGVWLQALIFGLVHYVPGPSRWVWAGWAAAIGLILGLVYAATGSLLGPLLAHGLINAVNLRFLKHHDPDPRPRNLGGLLGQRS from the coding sequence ATGAGCAGGTGGGGACGATACGCCGCAGCCTATGTCGGGCTGGCCCTGCTCGCGTTGGTTATCGGTGCTTGGCGTGGTGAGTCCTTGTTCACCCTTCCAGTGGCTTGGCTAACGATTGCTCCCTCCCATACCTGGAGCGCAGGCGCTGGGCTGGGCGTCGGATTGCTGGTGGTCGTACTCACCCGAGTGTGCGTGGTGCGTTTTGAATGGGCGCGGCAGCTGCACCGGGATCTGCGTCCCGTTGCGCGGGGATTGAGCCCGGTCGGTCTGCTGGCGCTCGCTGTGCTCAGTTCCTTGGGTGAGGAGTTGCTGTTTCGCGGGGCGCTGCAGCCGTTGGCTGGGGTTTGGCTACAAGCGCTGATTTTCGGCTTGGTGCACTACGTTCCTGGTCCGAGCCGTTGGGTATGGGCGGGTTGGGCAGCCGCCATTGGATTGATTCTGGGGTTGGTCTACGCCGCCACGGGGAGCTTGCTAGGGCCCCTGCTCGCCCATGGCTTGATCAACGCGGTCAACCTGCGCTTCTTGAAGCATCACGATCCCGATCCTCGCCCCCGCAACTTGGGCGGGCTATTGGGCCAACGTAGCTGA
- a CDS encoding sigma-70 family RNA polymerase sigma factor: MTTPDSPEALARFHDHLDLCEIIARHVGRGVPNAALDELLSFAREGLLDAARRYDPERGVPFRAFASYRVRGSVIDGLRSLAHLPRRVHERLRALEAAGRVSEGVVEDLQGGAPPGSARADAERALNDHLANMATAMATGIVSQTVPGEDGPDHLSLDAPADEQLERAQLLQLIQEGIAELPEQERELVQRHYFEGERFDHVAAELGLSKSWASRLHTRAIGRLTKRLQQKL, translated from the coding sequence GTGACGACCCCGGACTCACCGGAAGCGCTCGCTCGATTCCATGACCACTTGGACTTGTGCGAGATCATCGCCCGACACGTCGGGAGAGGCGTGCCGAACGCCGCCTTGGATGAACTCTTGAGCTTCGCCAGGGAGGGCCTACTGGACGCGGCGAGGCGCTACGACCCAGAACGCGGAGTTCCGTTTCGCGCGTTCGCCAGCTACCGCGTGCGCGGTTCCGTCATCGATGGTCTTCGCAGCCTCGCGCATCTGCCCCGCAGAGTCCACGAGCGGCTCCGCGCCCTGGAAGCTGCAGGCCGCGTCAGTGAAGGTGTGGTCGAGGATCTACAAGGGGGTGCGCCGCCGGGTAGCGCGCGCGCCGACGCAGAGCGGGCCTTGAATGATCACTTGGCGAACATGGCAACCGCCATGGCCACGGGAATCGTCAGTCAGACAGTGCCCGGTGAAGACGGCCCCGACCACCTCTCCCTCGACGCCCCTGCTGACGAGCAGCTGGAGCGCGCTCAGCTCCTGCAGCTGATCCAAGAGGGCATCGCCGAGCTCCCGGAGCAAGAACGGGAGCTAGTGCAGCGCCACTACTTCGAGGGGGAGCGCTTCGACCACGTCGCCGCGGAGCTCGGGCTCTCGAAGAGTTGGGCGAGCAGGCTGCACACCCGCGCAATCGGTCGCCTCACCAAACGCTTACAACAGAAACTCTAG
- a CDS encoding Na/Pi symporter, which translates to MAISESRRAAEKPADRAPEHASEIGEVSAAPPPRKPTSRQEVLLRALLVFVLLYLFLVGIGGLSDGFKGLGKHALDSVFSATSNPFIALTIGILATTLVQSSSVTTSMVVALVAAPNSPLPLANAIPIIMGANIGTTVTNTLVSLGHAGRKDEFRRAFAAATCHDFFNFLAVAVLLPLELATGYLAKVSGLFVGLVGGGGGAKPPNPIKQAVHYGLEPLHKAIDALVPSQKVAAVVLLVVSAVLIFVSLFLLVKTLRALTGTRLQTYVARALDTNAYVGIIVGVLVTVMVQSSSITTSVMVPLAGAGIVTVRQVFPVTLGANIGTTITALLASMALPPETAQLGVQIALVHLLFNLTGLLMVYPLRFTREIPVRAAEKLADLAVRSRALAFGYVVVLFYGLPAGLIWVTRGF; encoded by the coding sequence ATGGCGATCTCTGAGAGCAGACGCGCAGCGGAGAAGCCCGCCGATCGCGCCCCGGAGCATGCCTCGGAGATCGGGGAAGTGAGCGCCGCGCCGCCTCCGCGCAAGCCAACCTCGCGCCAAGAGGTCCTTCTGCGGGCGCTGCTCGTCTTCGTCTTGCTCTATCTGTTTCTGGTGGGCATCGGCGGCCTCAGCGATGGCTTCAAGGGCCTTGGCAAGCACGCGCTGGACTCGGTTTTTTCCGCCACCTCGAACCCCTTCATTGCGCTGACCATCGGCATCCTGGCGACGACTCTGGTGCAGAGCTCGAGCGTCACTACTTCGATGGTGGTGGCCCTGGTTGCAGCGCCCAACTCGCCACTCCCCCTCGCCAACGCGATCCCGATCATCATGGGAGCCAATATTGGCACTACGGTGACGAATACGCTCGTTTCCCTGGGGCACGCCGGGCGTAAGGACGAGTTTCGGCGCGCCTTCGCCGCTGCCACCTGCCACGACTTCTTCAATTTCTTGGCGGTGGCTGTCCTGCTCCCCCTCGAGCTAGCCACCGGCTACCTCGCGAAGGTGAGCGGTCTCTTCGTTGGCTTGGTGGGCGGCGGTGGCGGTGCCAAACCGCCGAACCCCATCAAGCAGGCGGTCCACTACGGCTTGGAACCGCTGCACAAGGCGATCGACGCGCTCGTCCCGAGCCAGAAGGTCGCAGCGGTGGTGCTGCTCGTCGTCAGCGCGGTCCTGATTTTCGTTTCGCTGTTCCTGCTGGTGAAGACCCTCCGCGCACTCACGGGGACGCGTCTACAGACATACGTGGCTCGGGCACTCGACACCAACGCGTACGTGGGCATCATCGTTGGCGTGCTGGTGACCGTCATGGTGCAGTCTAGCTCGATCACGACGAGCGTCATGGTGCCCTTGGCTGGTGCTGGAATTGTTACCGTGCGGCAAGTGTTTCCGGTTACGCTCGGTGCGAACATTGGGACGACCATCACGGCGCTGCTCGCGTCGATGGCGCTGCCTCCGGAGACCGCTCAGCTCGGCGTGCAAATCGCCCTGGTGCACCTGCTGTTCAACCTGACCGGGCTCCTGATGGTGTACCCGTTGCGCTTCACTCGCGAAATCCCGGTGCGTGCAGCGGAGAAGCTCGCAGATTTGGCAGTGCGCAGCCGGGCCTTGGCTTTCGGCTACGTTGTGGTGTTGTTTTATGGCCTCCCGGCTGGCTTGATTTGGGTCACGAGGGGCTTCTGA
- the lipB gene encoding lipoyl(octanoyl) transferase LipB, with the protein MTRTLRGVWLGRRTYGAVHELQQQLLAARQQQLIGDTVLLLEHEPVITLGRGAKLEHVLLSKSLLTERGIELFEVGRGGDVTLHAPGQLVGYPIISLAPDRQDIRRYVGDLTKTMGDLVAAHGIGAGAIPNAPEFIGLWVDAAAPARWPGPEEARRLLKIGAIGVRVSRWVTMHGFALNLTTDLSLFQLIVPCGITKYGVASVESLTGVCVDAASASKQALESLCGRLDASGTWEDAASLSLPELHRELGLQHLDELTDAP; encoded by the coding sequence GTGACTCGAACCCTCCGCGGCGTGTGGCTTGGGCGACGCACTTACGGCGCTGTACACGAGCTCCAACAACAACTCCTGGCTGCCCGTCAGCAGCAGCTGATCGGAGACACCGTCCTGCTGCTTGAGCACGAGCCGGTTATCACTTTGGGACGCGGCGCCAAACTCGAACACGTCTTGCTCTCGAAGTCGCTGCTCACAGAGCGGGGCATCGAACTCTTCGAGGTTGGCCGTGGGGGTGACGTCACGCTCCATGCTCCGGGCCAACTCGTCGGCTATCCGATCATCAGCCTGGCTCCAGATCGCCAAGATATCCGGCGTTACGTCGGCGATTTGACGAAGACCATGGGCGACTTGGTCGCGGCCCACGGAATAGGCGCCGGAGCGATCCCCAACGCTCCCGAGTTCATTGGGCTATGGGTGGATGCCGCCGCGCCTGCCCGCTGGCCCGGCCCCGAGGAGGCGCGCCGCCTGCTGAAGATCGGCGCCATCGGTGTGCGGGTCTCGCGCTGGGTTACGATGCATGGCTTTGCGCTGAACCTGACCACGGATCTTAGCCTGTTTCAGCTGATTGTGCCGTGCGGAATCACGAAGTACGGTGTCGCGTCGGTGGAGAGCCTGACCGGCGTCTGCGTCGACGCAGCCAGCGCCTCGAAGCAGGCCTTGGAGAGCCTTTGCGGACGCCTCGACGCCAGCGGGACGTGGGAGGACGCAGCGAGCCTGTCGCTCCCGGAGCTCCACCGCGAGCTCGGATTGCAGCACCTGGATGAGCTGACCGACGCCCCGTGA